The Primulina eburnea isolate SZY01 chromosome 13, ASM2296580v1, whole genome shotgun sequence genome includes a region encoding these proteins:
- the LOC140809016 gene encoding calmodulin-7-like — MAEQLTGDQISEFKEAFSLFDKDGDGCITTKELGTVMRSLGQNPTEAELQDMINEVDADGNGTIDFPEFLNLMARKMKDTDSEEELKEAFRVFDKDQNGFISAAELRHVMTNLGEKLTDEEVDEMIREADVDGDGQINYEEFVKIMMAKMRKHRIEARRRELKGTTNEKSNGSKIRRTWEMIQQCSIL; from the exons AGCTGACGGGCGATCAGATCTCGGAGTTCAAGGAAGCGTTCTCTCTGTTTGACAAAGATGGCGACG GTTGTATCACTACCAAGGAGCTCGGGACTGTAATGCGCTCCCTAGGACAAAACCCCACTGAGGCTGAACTTCAGGACATGATCAACGAGGTTGATGCTGATGGCAACGGGACTATTGACTTCCCTGAGTTCCTTAATCTGATGGCCCGAAAGATGAAGGATACAGATTCTGAAGAGGAGCTCAAGGAAGCATTCAGAGTTTTTGACAAGGACCAGAATGGCTTCATTTCTGCCGCTGAACTTCGCCATGTCATGACAAATCTTGGGGAGAAGCTCACTGACGAGGAGGTTGATGAGATGATCCGTGAGGCTGACGTGGATGGAGATGGGCAGATCAACTACGAAGAATTTGTGAAGATCATGATGGCCAA AATGCGAAAGCATAGGATCGAAGCAAGGAGACGGGAACTCAAAGGAACGACGAATGAAAAGAGCAATGGTAGCAAGATAAGGCGGACGTGGGAGATGATTCAACAATGTTCTATCCTCTAA